The genomic stretch GGACGCCGCCGTGGCTGCGCTGACCTTCAAGACCGAGGTGCTTTGGGCGCAGCTTGACGCGCTGTGGTCCGCTTATGTCGAACCGGGGCGCATTCCGCCCGGTGGCTGGCAGCCGGGCCAGGGGCTGGGCTGATGCAGCGCGATGATGTGCCTTTTCTGCCCCGCGGCGTGCGGACCCATTTCGACAAGGTGCGGGATACCGAAGTCCTGCTGGGCCCTGAGCGCGTCTTGATGCTGGATCAGGTGGGCGTGGCGGTGCTGGGGCAACTGGACGGCGCCGCCGACCTTGCGGACATTTCGCGGGCTTTGGCACAGGTCTATGACGCGCCGCTGGATGTGATCGAACCCGACGTGATCGCTTTCGTCAAGGATTTGGTCGAGAAAGGGATGGTGCATGTCAAACCGCGTTGATCCGCCG from Sulfitobacter sp. THAF37 encodes the following:
- the pqqD gene encoding pyrroloquinoline quinone biosynthesis peptide chaperone PqqD, with the translated sequence MQRDDVPFLPRGVRTHFDKVRDTEVLLGPERVLMLDQVGVAVLGQLDGAADLADISRALAQVYDAPLDVIEPDVIAFVKDLVEKGMVHVKPR